A window from Choristoneura fumiferana chromosome 22, NRCan_CFum_1, whole genome shotgun sequence encodes these proteins:
- the LOC141440553 gene encoding uncharacterized protein encodes MILRYGFFSAMFAFQVRCLKPENCDPSLNSLFREGILGPVGMFPWLGVIRVELHEGENVRIALTGAVLIKKKYALTIADDIARMPRRIFERDSKALFIPNDGERWLCKLKNYTTHPEYPAVMNTIAIIELELEEKEPVPLVPICWPTRPYLYNESSQLYVLGITDVNDILEKEAYKVKHVGQTPCIQWYYREGLITRNDPWRAYQCVSTENNKKSCLFETGMILASNATGTWTLVAFGIHGPGCASPSRFIDLYKYLPWIESTTSDVRLRGAPGKLSLRERFEGGEKDVPIHELFRSDKEEDLSAKVTPWIFDRYESGLVPEIVRIDKNAIVLFHNKYELDKGDCSKRSKLIYTDAVRLVADRQGGKAYYQLSLMDLSVFNYTCIYIRVESKRRSKAQLWYNYGSFIDTLEGVDETPKRVVKKYPVPARTTAEPDQESGQENSARSATEASKRFGRRIIENSRRYKKLISDSVINELLAIKNELETTRKELNITGKADINKTFKKMFAVKDKLVNVRDKLGSPAPDSLKNSIDVLDKTASELRAGQVFYQGKLMDVRKQEVQQSIDLIKEFRETPEYIEIALTTDKPEVKVEETIKKPKAKGRQGKKKPWKPHKFLEPEYITDKPGWWLYHPHLNLEFDFQFDDEAELSLEIWSHLTKIHGTRAPKTKPTRTRNYTDELDWEESRRVYADGEVEQNDAENEVEQNQEENLNDQQPSKSQDQERTGTEYGTSLRKISKFNNPYSELKRAEYYDLEVSMDESNIARPEKLFVIAAVLCMFM; translated from the exons ATGATTTTGCGTTACGGATTTTTTAGTGCCATGTTTGCTTTCCAGG TGAGGTGCCTTAAACCTGAGAACTGCGACCCGAGCTTGAACAGCTTATTCCGTGAGGGTATACTCGGACCAGTCGGCATGTTCCCGTGGCTTGGAGTCATCCGCGTGGAGTTAC ATGAAGGCGAAAACGTGAGAATAGCTCTAACTGGagctgttttaattaaaaaaaagtatgcaTTAACTATCGCTGACGATATAGCTCGAATGCCTCGGAGGATCTTTGA GCGAGACTCCAAAGCGTTGTTTATCCCAAATGACGGCGAACGCTGGCTCTGCAAGCTGAAGAACTATACGACGCATCCTGAGTATCCAGCTGTTATGAACACGATAGCTATTATAGAGTTGGAGCTGGAAGAAAAAGAACCTG TCCCGCTGGTCCCCATATGCTGGCCCACACGCCCTTATCTATACAATGAATCAAGTCAACTATACGTTTTGGGAATAACTGATG TAAACGACATTCTGGAAAAAGAAGCGTACAAAGTTAAACACGTGGGACAAACTCCGTGTATACAATGGTACTACAGAGAAGGG CTCATCACCCGGAACGATCCTTGGAGAGCCTACCAGTGCGTGTCTACGGAGAACAACAAAAAGTCATGTTTATTTGAAACTGGGATGATATTGGCCTCTAATGCTACGGGCACGTGGACTTTG GTTGCTTTTGGCATCCACGGTCCTGGCTGCGCATCGCCCTCCCGCTTCATAGACTTGTACAAATACCTACCCTGGATAGAATCCACCACTTCCGACGTCCGATTGAGGGGAGCACCGGGTAAACTAAGCTTAAGAGAACGGTTTGAGGGCGGCGAAAAGGACGTCCCCATACACGAACTGTTCAGAAGTGACAAAGAAGAAGACCTCAGTGCTAAAGTCACCCCTTGGATCTTTGATAGATACGAGAGCGGATTGGTACCAGAAATCGTTCGCATTGATAAAAATGCCATCGTTCTTT TCCACAATAAGTACGAGTTGGACAAGGGTGACTGTTCAAAGAGATCTAAACTGATTTACACTGACGCCGTGAGGCTCGTCGCAGACAGGCAAGGGGGGAAAGCTTACTATCAG TTATCACTTATGGATCTGTCTGTGTTCAACTACACATGTATCTATATACga GTGGAATCTAAACGAAGATCAAAAGCTCAGCTGTGGTACAATTATGGCAGTTTCATTGACACCCTTGAAGGTGTAGACGAGACTCCAAAACGGGTAGTGAAGAAATACCCGGTACCAGCACGAACAACCGCAGAACCGGACCAAGAATCGGGCCAAGAGAACAGCGCAAGATCGGCAACTGAAGCATCAAAAAGATTTGGAAGGCGTATAATAGAAAACAGTAGACGAtataaaaagctaatttcagACTCCGTAATAAATGAGCTACTAGCAATAAAAAACGAACTAGAAACAACAAGAAAAGAACTAAATATTACAGGAAAAGCCGATATAAacaagacatttaaaaaaatgtttgcagtAAAAGATAAACTAGTAAATGTAAGAGATAAACTAGGAAGCCCAGCTCCAGATAGCTTGAAGAACTCAATTGATGTTTTAGATAAAACAGCAAGTGAATTACGGGCCGGGCAAGTTTTTTATCAAGGGAAACTTATGGATGTAAGAAAACAAGAAGTACAACAGTCGATAGATTTGATTAAAGAATTTAGAGAGACACCAGAATATATTGAAATAGCATTAACGACAGACAAACCAGAAGTGAAAGTAGaagaaacaattaaaaaaccaAAAGCTAAAGGGAGACAAGGAAAGAAAAAACCTTGGAAGCCTCATAAATTTCTTGAGCCGGAATACATAACTGACAAGCCTGGATGGTGGTTGTACCATCCACATCTGAATTTAGAATTTGACTTTCAATTTGATGATGAAGCAGAGTTGTCACTTGAGATATGGTCGCACCTTACAAAAATTCACGGTACACGTGCGCCTAAGACCAAACCCACTAGGACTCGAAACTATACTGACGAATTGGATTGGGAGGAATCCCGAAGAGTCTACGCTGATGGTGAAGTTGAGCAAAATGACGCTGAGAATGAGGTTGAGCAAAATCAAGAGGAAAATCTCAATGATCAGCAGCCAAGTAAAAGTCAAGATCAGGAAAGAACTGGTACTGAATATGGTACTTCTTTAAGAAAGATTAGTAAATTTAATAATCCATATTCAGAGTTAAAACGTGCAGAATATTATGACCTTGAAGTGTCGATGGATGAAAGTAACATTGCTAGACCGGAAAAGTTGTTTGTAATAGCTGCAGTTCTCTGTATGTTTATGTAA